A single genomic interval of Methyloceanibacter caenitepidi harbors:
- the rseP gene encoding RIP metalloprotease RseP, which produces MDIFTSLAGFGGSFLSYLIPFLFILTVVVFVHEMGHFLVARWCGVGIKAFSIGFGPEIFGFNDKHGTRWRVAWIPLGGYVKFIDDENAASAGQKSLESVPEADREKTFQGKTLGQRAAIVAAGPIANFIFAILIFTAVFSIFGERITAPKVDAVAPDSAAERAGFQPGDVITSIDGSKIANFTDMQRIVATSPDRELHFAVERDGKTVDLTAIPERKEITDRFGNTFKIGLLGIQRSASPDDWTWQRHDPATAFVMGVKECYFVVSRSLGYLYDVIKGREDADQLGGPLRIAQVSGQVATAGFLALLNLAAIISVSIGLINLFPIPMLDGGHLLFYGIEAVRGKPLSETTQEIGFRIGLAFVLMLMIFATWNDLIHLKFL; this is translated from the coding sequence ATGGATATTTTCACATCGCTCGCCGGCTTCGGCGGGAGCTTTCTCAGCTATCTCATTCCGTTCCTGTTCATTCTGACCGTGGTGGTCTTTGTCCACGAGATGGGGCACTTCCTCGTGGCTCGCTGGTGCGGCGTGGGAATCAAGGCGTTTTCCATCGGTTTCGGCCCCGAGATCTTCGGGTTCAACGACAAACACGGGACCCGCTGGCGCGTCGCCTGGATCCCCCTCGGGGGCTACGTGAAATTCATCGACGACGAGAACGCCGCAAGCGCCGGCCAGAAGTCCCTCGAGTCGGTGCCGGAGGCAGACCGGGAAAAGACCTTTCAGGGAAAAACTCTGGGTCAGCGCGCCGCCATCGTCGCCGCGGGCCCGATTGCGAATTTCATCTTCGCGATTCTGATTTTCACGGCCGTTTTCAGCATCTTCGGCGAACGGATCACCGCGCCGAAGGTTGACGCGGTCGCCCCGGACAGTGCCGCGGAGCGGGCCGGTTTCCAGCCGGGCGACGTCATCACGAGCATCGACGGCAGCAAAATCGCGAACTTTACCGATATGCAGCGGATCGTGGCCACCAGCCCTGACCGGGAACTGCATTTCGCTGTCGAACGGGACGGCAAAACCGTCGATTTGACGGCGATTCCGGAACGGAAGGAAATCACCGACCGCTTTGGAAACACGTTCAAAATCGGCCTTTTGGGTATTCAGCGCAGCGCCTCGCCGGACGACTGGACGTGGCAGCGCCATGACCCGGCCACAGCGTTCGTGATGGGCGTCAAAGAATGCTACTTTGTCGTGTCCCGGTCCCTCGGGTACCTCTATGACGTGATCAAAGGCCGTGAAGACGCGGATCAGCTCGGCGGTCCGCTGAGAATTGCTCAAGTATCTGGGCAGGTTGCCACCGCAGGCTTTCTTGCGCTCCTCAACCTCGCTGCCATCATCTCGGTTAGTATTGGCCTCATCAATCTATTCCCAATACCTATGCTCGATGGTGGCCATCTGCTGTTTTACGGAATCGAAGCTGTGAGGGGGAAGCCGTTAAGCGAAACCACTCAAGAAATCGGTTTTCGCATTGGCCTTGCGTTCGTCCTCATGCTAATGATTTTTGCGACCTGGAACGATCTGATTCATTTGAAGTTTCTGTGA
- the bamA gene encoding outer membrane protein assembly factor BamA — protein MAVLLVLCSVPLSLGISASFGDLTAAAQNATISSVVVQGNQRVEAETIRSYLTFSAGDPYDPGEINQSLKTLFATGLFKDVRIKRQYSTVVVVVVENPVVARVRFEGNKDVESDVLSSEVQVKPRSVYTQARVQADEQRIRDVLARQGHYDAQVSAQVIPLGGNRVEVVYQIGEGVKTKVKAIKFVGNEAFSASQLRFVVTTKRTSWLSFLKNDNIYDPDRLALDRELLRQFYLKNGYADVRILSSNADILPGEGGGGWLNRNEGGFVITFEIYEGPRYDFGYIDIESALPSLDVNALSGALLTKPGKRYNVEKVEKTVEALTVKVSEQGYAFGQVRPRFDRDPTTQTINITYVIDEGPRVYIERINIVGNYRTEDQVIRRQFRLAEGDAYNRLLIEAARKRLRSLGFFKTVDIQTSPGSAPDRVVIDVVVVEQPTGEFSFGVGYSTTEGVIGDVSVTERNLMGRGQYVRLGLSGSLERFQVDFSFTEPAFLGRNIAAGFDLFHKEVDLTNVASFKQRDTGGNLRIGFPVANNTQLGLRYRLQREEIYDATRDASLAIKQAAEEGAVIVSSLGYTLAYDTRNLPQSPTSGIFASISQDFAGVGGDVQYNRFILDTRGYYPITNKITLVGRVQGGVIEPWGGEDLRLTDLFFKGGETIRGFDRAGYGPRDACRNPTTGKRVPDCSQDSLGGKYFWATTAEVRFPLPLIPENLGMQGAVFVDAGSLWGPGEAAIQAVDIDEGSYIEDTADIRLSTGVSLIWQSPLGPLRADLAEALLKADFDRTELFRFGASTAF, from the coding sequence ATGGCAGTCCTCCTAGTGTTGTGTAGCGTCCCGCTCTCGCTGGGTATCAGCGCGAGCTTTGGCGACCTCACAGCCGCTGCCCAAAACGCCACCATCAGCTCCGTCGTCGTTCAAGGCAATCAGCGCGTCGAAGCCGAGACGATCCGCTCTTACCTCACGTTTTCCGCCGGCGACCCCTACGACCCCGGCGAGATCAACCAATCCCTTAAGACCCTATTCGCCACCGGCCTTTTCAAGGACGTTCGCATTAAGCGGCAGTACTCCACGGTCGTCGTTGTCGTCGTCGAAAATCCCGTCGTCGCGCGCGTGCGCTTCGAAGGCAACAAGGACGTCGAGAGCGACGTGCTGAGTTCGGAAGTTCAGGTGAAGCCGCGGTCGGTCTATACGCAAGCCCGCGTTCAGGCCGACGAGCAGCGAATCCGCGATGTCCTCGCACGTCAGGGCCATTACGACGCTCAAGTCAGCGCCCAGGTCATTCCGCTCGGTGGCAACCGTGTAGAAGTGGTCTACCAGATCGGCGAAGGCGTTAAGACCAAGGTCAAGGCCATCAAGTTCGTCGGCAACGAGGCCTTCAGCGCCTCTCAGCTCCGGTTTGTGGTGACCACGAAACGGACGAGCTGGCTCAGCTTCCTCAAGAACGACAACATCTACGATCCGGACCGGCTTGCGCTCGATCGCGAACTGCTGCGCCAATTCTATTTGAAGAACGGCTATGCGGATGTCCGCATCCTTTCCTCGAATGCCGATATCCTGCCGGGTGAGGGTGGCGGCGGTTGGCTGAACCGGAACGAGGGCGGCTTCGTCATCACGTTCGAGATCTATGAAGGCCCGCGCTACGACTTCGGCTATATCGATATCGAGAGCGCCTTGCCGTCGTTGGACGTCAACGCCCTTAGCGGCGCGCTCCTGACGAAGCCCGGCAAACGCTACAACGTCGAAAAGGTCGAGAAGACCGTCGAAGCCTTGACCGTCAAGGTGTCCGAACAGGGCTATGCCTTCGGTCAGGTCCGGCCGCGTTTCGATCGCGATCCGACCACGCAGACGATCAACATCACTTACGTGATCGACGAAGGTCCGCGGGTCTACATCGAACGGATCAACATCGTCGGCAACTACCGCACCGAGGATCAGGTTATCCGGCGGCAGTTCCGTCTGGCAGAAGGCGATGCTTATAACCGTCTGCTGATCGAGGCCGCGCGCAAACGTTTGCGCTCGCTCGGGTTCTTCAAGACGGTCGATATTCAGACGTCTCCGGGCAGCGCGCCGGATCGCGTCGTCATCGATGTTGTCGTCGTCGAACAGCCGACGGGTGAGTTCTCGTTCGGTGTCGGTTACTCCACGACGGAAGGCGTCATCGGCGACGTGAGCGTCACCGAGCGCAACCTGATGGGCCGCGGTCAGTATGTCCGCTTGGGTCTCTCGGGCAGCCTTGAGCGCTTCCAGGTGGACTTCAGCTTCACCGAGCCGGCCTTCCTCGGCCGGAACATCGCGGCCGGTTTCGACCTGTTCCACAAGGAAGTCGACCTGACCAACGTGGCCTCGTTCAAGCAGCGCGATACCGGTGGCAACCTGCGTATCGGCTTCCCCGTTGCCAACAACACCCAGCTCGGCTTGCGCTACCGGCTCCAGCGCGAGGAAATCTACGACGCCACACGAGATGCCTCGCTTGCGATCAAGCAGGCCGCGGAAGAGGGCGCGGTTATCGTCTCGAGCCTGGGCTATACGCTGGCTTACGACACTCGGAACCTGCCGCAATCGCCGACCAGCGGTATCTTCGCGTCGATTTCGCAGGATTTCGCGGGCGTCGGCGGCGACGTCCAGTACAACCGCTTCATCCTGGACACCCGCGGCTATTACCCGATCACCAACAAGATTACGCTTGTGGGCCGGGTCCAGGGTGGCGTCATCGAGCCTTGGGGTGGCGAGGATCTGCGTCTGACCGACCTGTTCTTCAAGGGCGGCGAGACGATCCGCGGCTTCGACCGCGCCGGTTACGGCCCGCGTGACGCCTGCCGCAACCCGACGACCGGAAAGCGCGTCCCGGACTGCAGCCAGGACTCCTTGGGTGGCAAGTATTTCTGGGCTACGACGGCCGAGGTACGCTTCCCGCTGCCGCTCATTCCTGAGAACCTCGGCATGCAGGGCGCCGTCTTCGTCGACGCGGGCTCTCTCTGGGGTCCGGGGGAGGCGGCCATCCAAGCGGTCGATATCGACGAAGGCAGCTACATCGAGGACACCGCGGATATTCGCCTCTCGACCGGTGTCAGCCTGATCTGGCAGTCTCCGCTTGGTCCGCTCCGCGCCGACCTCGCCGAGGCCCTGTTGAAGGCCGACTTCGACAGAACCGAGCTCTTCCGCTTCGGTGCCTCGACCGCTTTCTAA
- the tsf gene encoding translation elongation factor Ts yields MATITAAMVKELREKTGAGMMDCKSALNENDGDMEAAVDWLRAKGLAKAAKKAGRVAAEGLIGIAETDTEAALVEVNSETDFVARNPTFQDMVTAISNAAINAKGDIEKLGAEAYKGGSSVAETLKEMVGSIGENMTLRRTAYLDAGKGVVASYMHNQAAPGLGKIGVIVALESTGDVDAVKGFGKQVAMHIAATNPQAIDTDSLDQELVERERTVLTEQAKESGKPDNVIEKMVEGRLRKFYEEVVLLKQPFVHDPDNTVAKAMEAAGKDAGAPIKIVGFYRYALGEGIEKEEGDFAAEVAAAASGA; encoded by the coding sequence ATGGCGACGATCACTGCGGCCATGGTCAAGGAGCTCCGCGAGAAGACCGGCGCGGGAATGATGGATTGTAAGTCGGCCCTGAACGAGAACGACGGCGACATGGAAGCCGCCGTCGATTGGCTTCGTGCGAAAGGCCTCGCCAAGGCGGCGAAGAAGGCCGGTCGTGTCGCCGCGGAAGGCCTGATCGGTATCGCGGAGACCGACACCGAGGCAGCCCTCGTGGAAGTCAATTCCGAGACCGACTTCGTGGCCCGGAACCCGACCTTCCAGGACATGGTCACCGCCATCTCCAACGCCGCCATCAACGCCAAGGGCGACATCGAGAAGCTCGGCGCGGAAGCCTACAAGGGCGGCAGCTCTGTTGCCGAAACGCTGAAAGAGATGGTCGGCTCCATCGGCGAGAACATGACCCTCCGCCGGACGGCTTATCTCGACGCGGGCAAGGGCGTGGTCGCGAGCTACATGCACAACCAGGCCGCTCCTGGGCTCGGCAAGATCGGCGTGATCGTTGCGCTGGAATCCACCGGCGATGTGGATGCCGTGAAGGGCTTCGGCAAGCAGGTCGCCATGCACATCGCGGCGACGAACCCGCAGGCCATCGACACGGACAGCCTGGACCAGGAGCTGGTCGAGCGCGAGCGTACCGTCCTGACCGAGCAGGCCAAGGAGTCCGGTAAGCCGGACAACGTCATCGAGAAGATGGTCGAGGGTCGCTTGCGGAAGTTCTATGAGGAAGTGGTCCTGCTCAAGCAGCCCTTCGTGCATGACCCGGACAACACGGTCGCCAAGGCCATGGAGGCCGCCGGCAAGGATGCAGGCGCCCCCATCAAGATCGTCGGGTTCTACCGGTATGCCTTGGGCGAGGGCATCGAAAAGGAAGAAGGCGACTTCGCCGCCGAGGTTGCCGCCGCTGCCTCGGGCGCATAG
- the frr gene encoding ribosome recycling factor: MSDFDLDEIERRMRGALSSLKHEFSGLRTGRASASLLDPVMVSAYGNPMPLNQVATVNVPEARMITVQVWDKGQVPAVEKAIRESDLGLNPVVEGQLLRLPIPELNEERRQELAKVAHKYAEQGRIAVRNVRRDGMEHLKKAEKDGDMGKDEHHALANKVQDLTDKVIKEIDEALATKEAEIMQV; this comes from the coding sequence ATGTCTGACTTTGACTTGGATGAAATCGAACGGCGGATGCGCGGCGCGCTGAGCTCTCTAAAGCACGAGTTCAGCGGACTGCGCACGGGCCGCGCCAGCGCCAGCCTATTGGATCCCGTCATGGTGTCGGCCTACGGAAACCCGATGCCGCTGAACCAGGTGGCAACCGTCAACGTTCCCGAAGCACGGATGATTACCGTGCAGGTCTGGGACAAGGGGCAGGTGCCGGCGGTTGAAAAAGCGATCCGCGAGTCCGATTTGGGGCTGAACCCGGTCGTCGAAGGCCAGCTCCTGCGGCTGCCGATCCCCGAGCTCAACGAAGAGCGCCGCCAGGAACTGGCGAAGGTCGCTCACAAATATGCGGAGCAGGGCCGGATCGCCGTGCGCAATGTGCGCCGCGACGGCATGGAGCATCTGAAGAAGGCCGAGAAGGACGGTGACATGGGCAAGGACGAGCACCATGCGCTGGCCAACAAGGTTCAGGACTTGACCGACAAGGTCATCAAGGAAATCGACGAGGCGCTCGCCACGAAGGAAGCGGAGATCATGCAGGTCTGA
- the pyrH gene encoding UMP kinase, which yields MDTPSAAKSRYRRVLVKLSGEALAGDKGFGIDLDVIDPIAKDIAAAAAIGVEICVVVGGGNIFRGMMAAEGGIDRARADYMGMLATVMNALALQTAIERAGQTARVLSAIPMPTVCEPYIRDKALDHLSKGRVLVFAGGTGNPFFTTDTAAALRAAEMECEALYKATQVDGVYSADPKKVPDAKRYERLSYAEVLKQDLRIMDGAAIALARDNRIPIIVFSIKNQGSLALELQGQGASTIIDGG from the coding sequence ATGGACACACCGTCTGCCGCGAAGTCGCGCTACAGGCGCGTACTCGTCAAACTCTCCGGGGAAGCGCTCGCCGGCGATAAGGGCTTCGGCATCGACCTCGATGTCATCGATCCGATCGCGAAAGACATCGCCGCGGCAGCGGCGATCGGCGTCGAGATCTGCGTCGTCGTGGGTGGCGGCAATATCTTCCGCGGCATGATGGCGGCCGAGGGCGGCATCGATCGCGCTCGGGCCGACTACATGGGCATGCTGGCGACGGTGATGAACGCGCTCGCCCTTCAGACCGCCATCGAACGGGCAGGGCAGACGGCCCGCGTCCTTTCCGCGATCCCGATGCCGACAGTCTGCGAGCCCTATATCCGGGACAAGGCGCTCGATCATCTGAGCAAGGGGCGCGTCCTGGTCTTCGCGGGCGGGACCGGCAATCCGTTCTTCACGACCGATACGGCGGCCGCTTTGCGCGCCGCGGAGATGGAATGCGAAGCTCTTTACAAGGCCACGCAGGTCGACGGCGTCTACAGCGCCGACCCCAAGAAGGTGCCTGATGCAAAGCGTTATGAACGCCTGAGCTACGCCGAAGTCCTCAAGCAGGATCTGAGGATCATGGACGGGGCCGCAATCGCCCTTGCCCGAGACAACCGGATTCCGATAATTGTGTTCTCGATCAAGAACCAAGGCAGCTTGGCTCTTGAACTCCAAGGGCAAGGGGCCTCGACGATCATCGACGGCGGTTAG
- a CDS encoding isoprenyl transferase, protein MDGNGRWAAERRLPRVEGHRRGVEAVRRAVEAAGDLGITHLTLFSFSSENWSRPAEEIKDLFGLLRRFIRRDLADLHKNGVRIRIIGSRTNLDADIQRMLDDAVELTKENTALNLTIAFNYGSRNEITRAATRFAEDVKAGVLAPGDMTEQLFGSYLDTDGLPDPDLLIRTSGELRLSNFLLWQLAYAEFVFVDTYWPDFNKTHFEDAIAEFQRRNRRFGGRTVRSTA, encoded by the coding sequence ATGGACGGCAATGGCCGCTGGGCCGCCGAGCGGCGCCTGCCGCGCGTCGAAGGCCACCGGCGCGGCGTCGAGGCCGTGCGCCGGGCGGTCGAGGCAGCGGGCGATCTCGGCATCACGCATCTCACCCTGTTCAGCTTCTCCTCGGAGAATTGGTCGCGGCCCGCCGAGGAGATCAAAGACCTCTTCGGGCTCTTGCGGCGCTTCATCCGCCGCGACCTCGCCGACCTCCACAAGAATGGCGTGCGCATCCGCATCATCGGATCACGTACCAATCTCGACGCCGATATTCAGCGCATGCTGGATGACGCGGTGGAACTGACGAAAGAGAACACGGCGCTCAATCTCACGATCGCGTTCAACTACGGCTCGCGCAATGAGATCACGCGGGCGGCAACCCGCTTCGCCGAAGACGTCAAGGCGGGCGTGCTGGCACCCGGGGACATGACCGAGCAGCTCTTCGGGTCCTATCTCGATACCGATGGTCTGCCCGATCCGGACCTTCTCATTCGCACATCCGGAGAACTGCGCCTTTCGAACTTCCTGCTCTGGCAATTGGCCTATGCGGAGTTCGTGTTCGTCGACACCTATTGGCCCGACTTCAACAAGACCCATTTCGAAGACGCGATCGCCGAGTTTCAGCGGCGGAACCGCCGCTTCGGCGGCCGCACCGTGAGATCGACGGCGTGA
- a CDS encoding phosphatidate cytidylyltransferase, producing MTSPPPSQGNSSQSQSKALPELWRRIGSAVFLAALTLAALVLSPWTFLVLVIASAMVLTWEWGSATRATGGDATSIIHIACATAVVIFVAVHRYEYAAIIFAAAMLTLLISGYQKKTPKEAKLDAGGLAYVVLPAAALIWLRSDPNHGLAAVLFVLVVSWTTDTASYVGGRAFGGPKFAPTISPKKTWSGFIIGTATPMLIGVLFAYYLGNTSPVALALVALVLAFACQMGDLLESAVKRSLGIKDMSQLIPGHGGFFDRIDSLLMAAVVAALIGLRNPEFPAAGLLIW from the coding sequence GTGACGTCTCCGCCGCCTTCCCAAGGCAACTCCTCGCAGTCTCAGAGCAAAGCCTTGCCGGAACTGTGGCGCAGGATCGGGTCCGCCGTGTTCTTGGCTGCGCTGACGCTCGCCGCGCTCGTCCTCAGCCCCTGGACCTTTCTCGTTCTGGTCATCGCATCGGCCATGGTCCTGACCTGGGAGTGGGGCTCGGCAACGCGGGCCACGGGCGGCGACGCCACCTCGATCATCCATATCGCTTGCGCAACCGCCGTCGTCATTTTTGTCGCGGTCCATAGGTACGAGTATGCAGCGATCATCTTTGCCGCCGCGATGTTGACGCTCCTCATTTCCGGCTACCAGAAGAAGACGCCGAAGGAAGCAAAACTCGACGCGGGCGGCTTGGCCTATGTCGTGCTGCCCGCCGCCGCCCTTATTTGGCTGCGCAGCGACCCGAACCACGGGCTGGCGGCCGTTCTGTTCGTCCTCGTCGTCAGTTGGACCACGGACACGGCCTCGTATGTCGGCGGCCGCGCATTCGGCGGTCCGAAATTCGCGCCGACGATCTCGCCGAAAAAGACCTGGAGCGGCTTCATTATTGGCACCGCAACGCCCATGCTGATCGGCGTGCTCTTCGCGTACTATCTCGGCAACACCTCTCCGGTGGCCCTGGCGCTGGTGGCATTAGTGCTTGCCTTCGCCTGCCAGATGGGTGACTTGCTTGAGAGTGCCGTGAAACGGAGCCTGGGCATCAAGGATATGAGCCAGCTTATTCCGGGCCATGGCGGCTTCTTCGACCGGATCGACAGCCTACTGATGGCGGCGGTCGTGGCAGCGTTGATTGGCCTGCGGAATCCTGAATTTCCGGCTGCCGGGCTCTTGATATGGTGA
- the dxr gene encoding 1-deoxy-D-xylulose-5-phosphate reductoisomerase, producing the protein MLGATGSIGESTLDLVGRNPDDYDVIALTGNKNVARLAELAVQHGAKLAVTADAGSYKDLLLALAGTDIEVAAGPKALLDAASRPADWIMAAIVGVAGLRPTLRAVKQGTAVALANKECLVSGGEIFMREVARHGATLLPVDSEHSAARQAMTGTEPDKIESVCLTASGGPFRTWSVEQMAEAGPEQALKHPNWSMGAKVTIDSASLMNKGLELIEAHHLFALPPEKLCILVHPQSIVHCLVQMTDGAVLAQLSCPDMRTPIAYSLAWPERMHVPNERIDLATLGSLTFEAPDPERFPALRLAKEVLETGGSAGAVLNAANEVAVAAFLEKRLGFLGIAGLVETTLVDCADLIALAPETAEDVYEIDEEARRRARDRLPRWAGADAGD; encoded by the coding sequence GTGCTCGGCGCCACCGGATCGATCGGCGAAAGCACGCTCGATCTCGTCGGGCGCAATCCCGACGACTATGATGTCATTGCGCTGACCGGCAACAAGAACGTCGCTCGGCTGGCCGAGCTTGCCGTGCAGCACGGCGCGAAGCTGGCCGTGACGGCGGATGCGGGAAGCTACAAGGACCTCTTGCTGGCTTTGGCGGGCACGGACATCGAAGTGGCCGCAGGCCCGAAGGCGCTGCTCGATGCCGCATCACGTCCCGCGGATTGGATCATGGCCGCCATCGTCGGCGTCGCGGGGCTTCGGCCGACCTTGCGTGCCGTGAAGCAGGGAACGGCCGTCGCGCTCGCCAACAAGGAGTGTCTCGTCTCCGGCGGCGAGATCTTCATGCGCGAGGTTGCCCGGCACGGCGCGACGCTCTTGCCCGTGGACTCCGAGCACTCCGCGGCGCGCCAAGCCATGACCGGCACCGAACCCGACAAGATCGAATCCGTCTGCCTCACCGCCTCGGGCGGTCCCTTCCGGACCTGGAGCGTCGAGCAGATGGCGGAGGCCGGCCCCGAACAGGCCCTGAAACATCCGAACTGGTCGATGGGCGCAAAAGTCACGATCGATTCCGCGTCCCTCATGAACAAGGGGCTGGAACTCATCGAAGCGCATCATCTTTTCGCGCTGCCGCCCGAAAAGCTGTGCATCCTCGTGCATCCCCAGTCCATCGTGCACTGCCTCGTGCAAATGACCGATGGCGCGGTGCTGGCTCAACTGAGCTGCCCGGATATGCGCACACCGATCGCCTATAGCCTGGCCTGGCCCGAGCGCATGCACGTACCCAACGAGCGCATCGACTTGGCGACGCTCGGCTCCCTCACGTTTGAAGCCCCGGACCCCGAACGATTCCCGGCCTTGCGCCTGGCCAAGGAGGTTCTGGAAACCGGCGGCAGCGCGGGCGCCGTGCTGAACGCGGCCAATGAAGTCGCCGTTGCGGCCTTCCTCGAGAAGCGGTTAGGGTTCCTCGGAATCGCCGGGCTGGTGGAGACCACGCTGGTCGACTGCGCCGACCTGATCGCGCTCGCTCCGGAAACCGCCGAGGACGTGTACGAGATCGACGAAGAGGCGCGCCGCCGGGCGAGGGACCGGCTGCCCCGTTGGGCGGGTGCAGACGCGGGGGACTGA